One segment of Carya illinoinensis cultivar Pawnee chromosome 13, C.illinoinensisPawnee_v1, whole genome shotgun sequence DNA contains the following:
- the LOC122292293 gene encoding uncharacterized protein LOC122292293: MRKTGTRQEMLGTFSWYVVATLIAAVSFQAGVNPPGGVWQDDKDGHKAGRAIYATEKEAYYVFLISNTSALSASVLVIMYLTYRFPFHPKVLVATTSMIVTYGSAVFAVTPKESVRFRYILIAAVVPFAMRLLIRVFVKFRSKS, encoded by the coding sequence ATGAGGAAGACAGGGACTCGCCAGGAGATGCTCGGAACGTTCTCATGGTACGTAGTTGCCACGCTGATTGCTGCAGTGAGCTTTCAAGCTGGGGTGAACCCTCCTGGGGGAGTTTGGCAGGATGATAAAGATGGACACAAAGCTGGGAGGGCCATTTATGCAACTGAAAAAGAAGCTTATTATGTTTTCTTGATTTCCAACACTTCGGCCCTTTCAGCTTCAGTCTTGGTCATCATGTACTTAACATACAGGTTTCCTTTCCATCCTAAAGTGTTGGTTGCCACGACGTCTATGATTGTAACATATGGGTCCGCTGTGTTCGCTGTCACTCCCAAGGAATCCGTGAGGTTTCGCTATATTTTGATCGCTGCTGTTGTTCCTTTTGCAATGAGGCTTTTGATCCGAGTGTTCGTCAAGTTTAGAAGCAAATCATGA